The Bradyrhizobium sp. WBAH42 genome includes a window with the following:
- a CDS encoding ABC transporter permease → MRMRANTAIGGSLIALLLGAALTAAFWTPFDPLRINLRARLQAPSSLHWFGTDEFGRDVLSRIMVGAGASVVIALITVLLAVTAGMAIGCAAGYIRGWVDRIIMAVNDALLAFPGILLALAVMIVVGANKAGLILALGLAYIPSVVRVVRGTVLSIREKEYVEASRVIGNSEAYSMFRHVMPNAIAPVAVLATSMFGWVLLAESALSFLGLGVPPPAPTWGNMLAASRPFMETAAWLSIAPGLCIALTLLGINLLGDSLRDRLDPRMAHG, encoded by the coding sequence ATGAGGATGCGCGCCAACACCGCGATCGGCGGTAGCTTGATCGCGCTCCTGCTCGGTGCGGCGCTCACGGCTGCATTCTGGACGCCGTTCGACCCGCTCCGCATCAATCTGCGCGCGCGCCTGCAGGCGCCGTCGTCACTGCATTGGTTCGGGACGGACGAGTTCGGCCGCGACGTGCTCAGCCGCATCATGGTCGGGGCCGGCGCGAGTGTCGTGATTGCCCTGATCACGGTGCTGCTTGCGGTGACCGCCGGCATGGCGATCGGCTGTGCGGCCGGTTACATCCGCGGCTGGGTCGATCGCATCATCATGGCGGTCAACGACGCGCTTCTGGCGTTCCCCGGTATATTGCTGGCACTGGCGGTGATGATCGTGGTCGGCGCCAACAAGGCCGGGCTGATCCTGGCGCTTGGGCTCGCCTACATCCCCTCGGTGGTCCGCGTCGTGCGCGGCACCGTGCTGTCGATCCGCGAGAAAGAATATGTCGAGGCCTCGCGCGTCATCGGCAATTCTGAAGCCTATTCGATGTTCCGCCACGTGATGCCGAACGCGATCGCGCCGGTTGCGGTGCTCGCGACCAGCATGTTCGGCTGGGTGCTGCTCGCCGAGAGCGCGCTGAGCTTCCTCGGTCTCGGCGTGCCGCCGCCGGCGCCGACCTGGGGCAACATGCTTGCAGCGAGCCGTCCGTTCATGGAGACCGCGGCCTGGCTCTCGATCGCGCCGGGCCTCTGCATTGCGCTGACGCTGCTCGGCATCAACCTGCTTGGCGATTCTCTGCGTGATCGCCTCGACCCCAGGATGGCGCACGGATGA
- a CDS encoding VOC family protein, translating into MSLPRAYVEHVAIRVPDVDRHVGFFREVLGLTIRDEQPADGARPRQVWVLGSVQLIEDPNFVGPEGRLAHLGIMVDDYEGVLARAAAWGAKALPAGPNWLELPGGLNVEILQASAGAVEAALAINPRA; encoded by the coding sequence ATGTCGCTACCGCGGGCCTATGTCGAACATGTCGCAATCCGCGTGCCGGACGTTGATCGTCACGTCGGCTTCTTCCGTGAGGTGCTTGGTCTCACTATCCGAGACGAGCAACCCGCCGATGGTGCCCGGCCGCGTCAGGTCTGGGTGCTCGGAAGCGTGCAGCTCATCGAAGACCCCAATTTCGTCGGACCGGAGGGGCGTCTCGCCCATCTCGGCATCATGGTCGACGATTACGAAGGTGTGCTCGCCCGTGCTGCCGCGTGGGGCGCCAAGGCGTTGCCTGCCGGGCCAAACTGGCTCGAGCTGCCGGGCGGCCTGAACGTCGAGATCTTGCAAGCCAGCGCAGGCGCCGTGGAAGCCGCCCTGGCGATCAATCCCCGTGCCTAG
- a CDS encoding LysR family transcriptional regulator has translation MKHLALSEANLLEPRLLRLFDALFTTGSVTKAAEKLGQSQPTVSIWLARLRKELDDPLFIRSAEGMLPTPRAEALIGTARQALEMLRRLAELRPQFDPATAKRRFVICMTDASHITLLPAILAHVRRAAPGIRIEAAQIGGDTPRMLQSGEADLALGYISDLDAGHFQQALFPQDWVCLANAGHARIRDRISAKDFRREAHVLIRSGTGHQLLADALKEQQIVLDVALELPGFLGLPAIVGTTDLIATLPRHIGETLAHYYGLRVLDCPLAIAGFTVKQYWHARFHHDPASQWLRDLCGELFQQQDVRGLHRSGRPRKRRPRDLQP, from the coding sequence ATGAAGCACCTGGCCCTCTCCGAGGCGAACCTTTTGGAGCCGCGCCTGCTCAGGCTCTTTGACGCACTGTTCACCACCGGCAGCGTCACCAAAGCAGCCGAAAAGCTCGGTCAAAGTCAGCCGACCGTTTCGATCTGGCTCGCGCGCCTGCGGAAGGAGCTGGACGATCCCCTATTCATCCGGTCTGCGGAGGGAATGCTGCCGACGCCGCGCGCCGAGGCTCTCATCGGCACGGCCAGACAGGCGCTGGAGATGCTGCGGCGTCTGGCGGAGCTTCGCCCTCAGTTCGATCCGGCGACTGCAAAGCGCCGCTTTGTCATCTGCATGACGGATGCGAGCCACATCACGCTGCTTCCCGCCATACTCGCCCACGTTCGCCGCGCTGCTCCGGGCATCCGCATCGAGGCAGCGCAGATCGGCGGCGATACGCCACGAATGCTGCAGTCTGGCGAAGCCGATCTGGCGCTCGGTTACATCTCCGATCTCGACGCCGGACACTTCCAACAGGCACTCTTTCCCCAAGATTGGGTCTGCTTGGCGAACGCAGGACATGCCCGGATCCGAGACCGCATCTCAGCAAAGGATTTCCGGCGTGAGGCGCACGTCCTCATTCGCTCCGGCACCGGACATCAATTGCTCGCGGACGCGCTGAAGGAGCAGCAGATTGTCCTTGACGTTGCGCTTGAGCTCCCCGGTTTTTTGGGATTACCGGCAATCGTCGGAACGACCGACCTGATCGCCACCCTGCCAAGGCACATCGGCGAAACGTTGGCTCACTATTACGGACTGCGCGTGCTTGATTGCCCGCTGGCGATCGCCGGCTTTACCGTCAAGCAATATTGGCACGCCCGCTTCCATCACGACCCGGCGAGCCAATGGTTGCGCGATTTATGCGGGGAGCTGTTTCAACAGCAGGACGTGAGGGGCCTGCATCGTTCCGGTCGGCCAAGGAAACGAAGGCCACGCGATTTGCAGCCGTAA
- a CDS encoding CaiB/BaiF CoA-transferase family protein, with the protein MTSQDLPLKGIRVIDYSHFLAGPFMGRCLAAMGAEVIKVERPKAGDAGRAHGYFKDGQSGYFLQQNMGKQGLCIDLRDKRGLDMMMKLIDTADVFIENYRPGALERLGLGYKALSARNPGLIYCSVSAYGHTGPYADRPGFGLIAEAMSGALAQLGNPGEAPPLLRMPLADMYTGIHGVAAINAALVGRVSSGRGQHIDLALYDCMVSMHDYAVQRYFLSGGADLPKQTGSGQPDSTVYGVFPARDGNLVIAAQVDDAWRRLAMLIGGSSLSSDQRFTTPAARNAHYAEAMDIVRNWTLSQPSRDACLAALDEAGVPSAPVQTIEEVVKDPQIHARGMLVEQEHPVLGKVTLPNLPFRFSDCDTTVRTPAPLLGQDNRRIAESLGLSAELVDAMVRDGVLYNEAAVQE; encoded by the coding sequence ATGACCTCGCAAGATCTACCCCTCAAAGGCATCCGCGTCATCGACTACAGCCATTTCCTGGCAGGGCCCTTCATGGGCCGCTGCCTCGCCGCGATGGGCGCGGAAGTGATCAAGGTGGAGCGTCCGAAGGCAGGCGATGCGGGCCGCGCCCATGGCTATTTCAAGGACGGACAATCCGGCTATTTCCTGCAGCAGAACATGGGCAAGCAGGGATTGTGCATCGACCTGCGCGACAAGCGCGGTCTCGACATGATGATGAAGCTCATCGACACGGCAGATGTGTTCATCGAGAACTACCGCCCCGGCGCACTCGAGCGCCTCGGGCTCGGTTACAAGGCGCTGTCGGCGCGGAATCCCGGACTGATCTATTGCTCGGTTTCCGCCTATGGCCACACCGGTCCCTATGCCGACCGTCCGGGCTTCGGCCTCATCGCCGAGGCGATGTCGGGCGCCCTGGCACAACTGGGCAATCCCGGCGAAGCGCCGCCGCTGCTGCGGATGCCGCTGGCCGACATGTATACCGGTATTCACGGCGTGGCCGCCATCAATGCCGCGCTGGTTGGCCGCGTGTCGTCCGGACGCGGCCAGCATATCGATCTCGCACTGTACGACTGCATGGTCTCGATGCACGACTATGCGGTGCAGCGCTATTTCCTCTCCGGTGGTGCCGACCTGCCGAAGCAGACCGGCAGCGGACAGCCGGACTCGACCGTCTACGGCGTCTTTCCGGCCAGGGACGGCAATCTCGTCATCGCGGCGCAAGTCGACGATGCGTGGCGGCGCTTGGCGATGCTGATCGGAGGAAGCAGCTTGTCATCCGACCAACGCTTCACCACGCCTGCCGCGCGGAACGCCCATTATGCCGAAGCGATGGACATCGTGCGCAATTGGACGTTGTCGCAGCCGTCCCGGGATGCCTGCCTCGCGGCCCTCGACGAAGCAGGTGTGCCGTCGGCTCCCGTGCAGACCATCGAAGAGGTCGTGAAGGATCCGCAGATCCACGCGCGCGGCATGCTGGTCGAGCAGGAGCATCCTGTCCTCGGCAAGGTGACGTTGCCGAACCTGCCGTTCCGGTTCTCCGATTGCGACACCACGGTGCGCACGCCGGCACCACTGCTCGGCCAGGACAATCGCCGCATCGCAGAGTCGCTGGGTCTGTCGGCCGAGCTCGTCGATGCGATGGTGCGCGACGGTGTTCTCTACAACGAAGCCGCGGTGCAGGAGTGA
- a CDS encoding ketopantoate reductase family protein, whose protein sequence is MRICFIGAGALGSTIGGALARGGAEVWLIDPFQAHVDAINASGLRMLEGDAETVVKVSACTSATQVGIVADLVVVLVKSYHTRDAIRSAAPIIGPQTVVMSLQNGLGHEDILSEEVGRDRVMAGKTYVGGVLLGPGHVRSGVVGKETIIGELDGRLTERAQRISETFNRAGILTLLSDNIMGTMWDKLFINVAGGGITAVTGLTYGGLYSLPILEDCALAAISEGIAVAQAAGVKISIADPRRAWTMASAGLPPEFKTSMLQSLQSGNLTEVDYIHGSVVRWGAKLNVPTPVNSTLVALVKGLEYARSDYPGKA, encoded by the coding sequence ATGAGGATCTGCTTTATCGGAGCGGGGGCCCTTGGCTCGACCATCGGTGGCGCGCTCGCGCGCGGTGGTGCCGAGGTTTGGTTGATCGATCCCTTCCAGGCCCATGTCGACGCGATCAACGCCAGTGGTCTGCGGATGCTCGAAGGTGACGCCGAGACCGTTGTGAAGGTCTCTGCCTGCACCTCAGCGACCCAGGTCGGCATCGTGGCGGACCTCGTCGTCGTCCTCGTCAAATCCTACCACACCCGGGATGCGATCCGGTCGGCCGCGCCGATCATCGGGCCGCAGACGGTTGTGATGTCGCTCCAAAACGGTCTTGGTCACGAGGACATCCTTTCGGAGGAAGTCGGTCGTGACCGCGTCATGGCAGGCAAGACCTACGTTGGCGGCGTGCTGCTCGGCCCCGGTCATGTTCGCTCCGGAGTGGTCGGCAAGGAAACCATCATCGGCGAGCTTGATGGACGCTTGACGGAACGCGCACAGCGAATTTCCGAGACGTTCAATCGTGCCGGCATTCTCACGCTGCTCAGCGACAACATCATGGGCACGATGTGGGACAAGTTATTCATCAACGTCGCCGGAGGAGGAATCACCGCCGTCACCGGCCTGACCTATGGCGGTCTCTATTCGCTGCCGATCCTGGAAGATTGTGCGCTGGCCGCAATCTCGGAGGGCATCGCGGTCGCGCAGGCTGCCGGCGTGAAAATCTCGATTGCCGATCCGCGCCGTGCCTGGACGATGGCGTCCGCTGGACTGCCGCCCGAGTTCAAGACGTCGATGTTGCAGAGCTTGCAGTCCGGCAATCTGACCGAGGTCGATTACATCCACGGCTCCGTCGTGCGCTGGGGAGCCAAGCTCAACGTGCCGACCCCCGTCAATTCCACCCTCGTCGCGTTGGTCAAGGGACTTGAATACGCCCGCAGCGATTATCCAGGAAAGGCCTGA
- a CDS encoding MaoC/PaaZ C-terminal domain-containing protein codes for MTDERYWDDAKVGDECVTPSVTVTEAMVNAYAELTGDFTPVHVDEEYARTTPFGTRVAHGLFGLSLADGLKTRADYRFLPGMSLGWTWDFKLPIKLGDTVHVKFRVGSMRTTKREGWGIVVLPSELINQRGEVVQLGEHRLMIPMRSKAQAAGEQA; via the coding sequence ATGACCGATGAGCGCTACTGGGACGATGCCAAGGTGGGTGACGAATGCGTCACCCCCTCGGTGACGGTCACCGAGGCCATGGTGAATGCCTATGCCGAGCTGACGGGAGATTTTACGCCGGTCCACGTCGACGAGGAATACGCCAGGACCACACCATTCGGCACGCGCGTCGCGCACGGGCTGTTTGGCCTGTCGCTGGCCGACGGTTTGAAGACCCGTGCCGACTACCGATTCCTTCCGGGAATGTCGCTCGGCTGGACGTGGGATTTCAAGCTGCCGATCAAGCTCGGCGACACCGTCCACGTGAAGTTCCGCGTCGGTTCAATGCGAACAACCAAGCGCGAAGGGTGGGGCATCGTGGTGCTGCCCTCGGAGCTCATCAATCAACGCGGGGAGGTGGTGCAGCTCGGTGAGCATCGGCTGATGATTCCGATGCGCTCTAAGGCCCAGGCCGCAGGAGAGCAGGCATGA
- a CDS encoding ABC transporter ATP-binding protein produces the protein MTLLSVENLRIEASASKGAIIEDLSFAVERGEFLAVVGESGSGKTAAARAVLGLLPPGLCTAGGRIVLDGIDLANVSARQMRTLRGPVVGMVFQEPMVSLNPAISVGAQMAEGLGLHERLGKREIKRRCLDMLARVQIRDPERTFDAYPHEFSGGMRQRIMLASVMLLKPKLLIADEPTTALDTLTQREVLDLMVGLARDHGTSVMLITHNLGLVSRYAQRALVLRQGKMVETGTTRQILFSPREAYTKRLVEALPRRGAATKARQGGEPLVSVRGLKVGFAGRQRLFRRDNGVSAVNGVDLDIAMGETVAVVGGSGSGKTTLGRAMLRLIPTSGGEIRFRGRDVTATVDRDFRLASQLVFQDPYSSLDPRMRVGEIVAEPLRHVPKLTSAERDRRVETMLEEVGLAGLAARWPHELSGGQRQRIAIARAIVREPAFVVADEPVSALDMTIQAQVLKLFERLQAQYGFACLFISHDLAAVEQVADRVVVMQGGKIVEQGSRDDVFDRPRHDYTKALLAAAPVLDFAGATAERASG, from the coding sequence ATGACGCTGCTGTCGGTCGAGAATCTGCGCATTGAGGCCTCCGCCAGCAAGGGGGCGATCATCGAGGATTTGTCCTTTGCCGTCGAGCGTGGCGAGTTCCTCGCCGTCGTCGGCGAATCCGGCAGCGGCAAGACGGCGGCGGCGCGCGCCGTGCTCGGCTTGTTGCCGCCAGGGCTGTGCACGGCCGGCGGCCGCATCGTGCTCGACGGCATCGACCTTGCGAATGTCTCTGCGCGCCAGATGCGGACGCTGCGCGGCCCTGTTGTCGGCATGGTGTTCCAGGAGCCGATGGTCTCGCTCAATCCCGCCATCAGCGTCGGCGCGCAGATGGCCGAAGGCCTCGGCCTGCACGAGCGGCTCGGCAAACGCGAGATCAAGCGCCGCTGCCTCGACATGCTGGCGCGCGTGCAGATTCGCGATCCCGAACGGACCTTCGATGCCTATCCGCACGAATTCTCCGGTGGCATGCGCCAGCGCATCATGCTGGCATCGGTGATGCTGCTGAAACCGAAGCTGCTGATTGCGGACGAACCGACCACGGCGCTGGATACGCTGACGCAGCGCGAGGTGCTCGACCTCATGGTCGGGCTCGCCCGCGACCACGGCACCTCGGTGATGCTGATCACCCACAATCTCGGCCTCGTGTCGCGCTATGCGCAGCGCGCGCTGGTGCTGCGCCAGGGCAAGATGGTCGAAACAGGCACGACGCGGCAGATCCTGTTCTCGCCGCGCGAAGCTTATACCAAGCGTCTGGTCGAGGCCCTGCCGCGCCGCGGCGCCGCGACCAAGGCGCGGCAGGGCGGCGAGCCTCTCGTCAGCGTGCGCGGGCTCAAGGTCGGCTTTGCCGGGCGGCAGCGGTTGTTCCGCCGCGATAACGGCGTCTCCGCCGTCAATGGCGTCGATCTCGATATCGCCATGGGCGAGACCGTCGCCGTCGTCGGCGGCAGCGGTTCGGGCAAGACCACGCTCGGCCGCGCCATGCTGCGGCTGATCCCGACCTCCGGCGGTGAGATCAGGTTCCGGGGCAGGGACGTGACCGCGACCGTCGATCGCGACTTCCGCCTGGCTTCGCAGCTCGTGTTCCAGGATCCTTATTCCTCGCTCGATCCACGCATGCGCGTCGGCGAGATCGTCGCCGAACCGTTGCGCCACGTGCCGAAATTGACGTCGGCTGAACGCGACAGGCGCGTCGAGACGATGCTGGAGGAGGTCGGGCTTGCCGGTTTGGCTGCGCGCTGGCCGCACGAACTGTCCGGCGGTCAGCGGCAGCGCATTGCAATTGCGCGCGCCATCGTGCGCGAGCCGGCCTTCGTCGTGGCCGACGAGCCGGTATCGGCGCTCGACATGACCATCCAGGCGCAGGTGCTCAAGCTGTTCGAGCGGCTGCAGGCGCAATACGGTTTTGCCTGCCTGTTCATCAGCCATGATCTCGCCGCGGTCGAGCAGGTCGCCGACCGCGTCGTGGTGATGCAGGGCGGCAAGATCGTCGAGCAGGGCTCGCGCGACGACGTGTTCGATCGCCCCCGGCATGACTACACCAAGGCGCTTCTCGCGGCCGCGCCCGTCCTGGATTTCGCCGGGGCGACGGCGGAGCGCGCCTCGGGCTGA